The Gossypium arboreum isolate Shixiya-1 chromosome 6, ASM2569848v2, whole genome shotgun sequence DNA window CCCATGGGTGTACAAATGCTTATGTGATAATCtaagcccacaaatcatgggcgatagactgtagaggccgccaCGAGGGTTCTCATGGGCTTGGGCCTTTATGGGCCTCGTTGGGCCaagatgggccgtgtgggccgaATTAGGTCATGGGCCTCACACGGATAAAAATTACGGTAAGCAGAAAATAATAGAGTGGGCTATGGTGAACGTATAGTTGCGAATGAATTTGGGCtatatgggccacacgagcgtgtgggcctacttgggccgagtaatgggctttgggcccattacACCGTTTTAGTCACATTGGTTATCTGAGTCGCTTGAGGCAAAGATAGACCTTTTGAGAGGTCGTTATCTATACCGAGACCCCGAAGTTAGTGAAATGCCCAAAATACCCCTAATGGatggaaatgaccattataccctagaGGTAGGCTGATTGATAAGTGTATGATATATGCATGACTGTATCTGAGTATGAGACcttgcatacacgtaatatttcTTTTtgacatgacattctgcattggGGTTGGGATTCTGATTTGGAGCAAGTACTGTACTAGTAGCTTTGCCACGTTTTTACcattctggtggctttgccacgtgtTTTGATATTAGTGGCTACGCCACATTTACTATTTTTTAGCAGCGTCgttgcgatattggtgtgttcgctgggtgggtcaatttgatccttacatggtgtgttggttggtatgggtggtgtgTTTGTTGGATTGGTATGGGTTGCATATCTGCACTGTACTAATACcgttttgggcttaggcccacactgttactgTATAGGGCTATGGCCCAAACTGTACTGTTATTtaatagggctcaggcccagaccaTTTCTGTGTGCTATGTTTACTGTTTGACTGGTAGAGGATTATACATTGAGATTTCGTAAACTCACCTTCTTtcaactgtgcaggtaatccgtAGCCTTAGACAATTTGGAGCCTCGAGGGACCCAGAGGTGGCAACATGATCGCAAATGATTTGTTTATGacttaatttagtcaaatattttatatttggtttttaattatgtaataaggccattttgggGATTTTAACTTTTATTGGGCTTTTGATTTCGCATTTTAAACTGCTAGAGTAGGAACAtcgagttttcaaaataataacggttttaaaggaaaaaaaacttGCAATTTTAACCTTAGGGTTTACAACTAGAGAAGCTTCCACAATTTTAATCAGATTAAGAAATCGATGATAACAAACATTTTGATAAGTTAATTTTCAGTTGTAATAACGAAATTTACCGAGTTTTCTCAAGCAGTAAAAAAAAATGGGTTTTAACTTTAAAACGATTTTTCACCAACAAGTTCAAGTTTTAGAAGGCACTTTGATGTGACAtgtcagattcggtcgtaacatctaggccgagtttgggttgttacagttagtggtatcagagccaggttacaaaactcgactgtggaatgagtttctgaaaatttttctcaaagttgGGGCTTTGAAAAGTTTTCCTAAAATTTGGTTTTGGAAAAGATGATTTCAAAGTAATTTGAAATGTTTTGAAACGACATTAATGGAAATATGGCACACTTAGTCTCCGAcgccaaatctgtaagttctctaccATTAGTTATTGCTATGGATTGAAATATTATACTgagaaactactatagatagCAGTGCTATACTAAAAATCTTTAGTTCGAGTAAACTGAGACTGTAAATGACTAGAAACTTTAGTAAGATCCCGATCTGCAAAAACAAAAACTTTAAATACTGTTTATCATAAAATATCCATTAATAATTACTGGAATTATAAACTGATGTCAAAAAATTTCTAAAAACAGATTAAGCGTATATCGATATGAGCgctagaggtactcgtggaaggggtacacgAGGTCGTGGTAAAGGCCGAGAAAGTGTTAGAGCGGGGTCTTCAGCATCGAGTCACATGCCTGCTAGGAAGGCACCAGCCTTACCAATAACAAAGACAGGGTCTCATGATCGAGCAGCTGGGGATGATGCTTTATCCTAAGCAATGTTACGGGTTCttgaaagggttgctggagcaaGTACGGGATTAGTGGGCCGAAGGTCAATTTCTAAGCGACTCCGATCTAATGGAGCAGAAATCTTTAAGGGTGTTTCTTGTGTAgcagaatattggttagaggctacTGAGCGAATAATGGATGACCTTGATGGTATTGTGGAACAAAAGTTAAAAGGGGCAGTGCTTTTACTGCAAGAtgaggcctaccaatggtggcttACTGTAAGAGAAGGTACGCAGGCTGACCGTTTGACATGGGACTTTTTCAAGGCGACCTTTCAAGGTAAGTATGTGGGCGCAAGTTATGTGGACACccgaaggaaggaatttctaaacTTGACCCAGGGGAATAAGACAGTGGCAgagtatgaggcggagtttctgcGGCCGAGTCGGTATGCTTGCTGGATAGTCGCAACTGAGTATGAATGTTGTGTGCTTTTCAAAGATGGCCTTCCAGATGAGTTGCATGTGATGATAGCctcgcagagggagcgagactttaTGACTCTTGTTGAGAAGGCAAAAATTACCGAGGATGTAAAGCCCTCAGAACGCCAGAATCGTGAAAAAGACCGAGGCAGAAATAAGAGGGATTTTGGGCCCTCAAGTTATTTTGGAGggcctatgtaacaccccaagcccggcccagacgttatagtCGAATCCAActtgccacattgaagttaaaaattcaTGTTTTGTTTTAGGGTTTTATAAACCGACTTTTgtttaagctaacaaagtgaatggaagctgggcaccaggtaggaatccgtaacagaggaggtgagccatgaaggctgcttaagtaccaagctctttaattggatccaatcctagacatgcccacaaccattgccacacttggttgtaacgagttgaaatttctttgagtagatatctttgataaatcaaataatcgtgacgttgtgttattttgaaagcaagtatcgttttgaaaacgcgtcctaagtctagcccatttgaattattatcaaccagtttgaagttataaaaaaaataaaataatcccagaaaagaaaagaaaagaaaagaaagttaaaatggccttattacaacccaaaaataaacagTAAATAAGAtaactaaagaaaaccaatcacttatttcaaaagcccaaaagcgatcaccatgGCTActttgaatcccctccggctccaagcccccacatcaaggctcacctgcaaggttaaaaaaggggtgagtttggaaactcagtgtacgacaagcccctttcagagcccaaaacaatatcagcctattgggcctaagcccaaattcaagcttagcatatactgggccgaagccttcacattattcatatcactaggccgaagccttttcattattcgTATCACTGGACTGAAGCCTTTAATGTAACAATATGGCCCAcaggcccatttcaataatacGTGCAACATTaatgaacatatgcaagcccatttgggaagactactcaacccaccaaccgctactctccacccgtaccaaccaagctttccatgtggggaataactcaacccacccaaccaaactctccactggcagcatagctactttatcatataagtggaggcctagcctcttttaataactggggcaaaggcccttttcgataaactggggcaaagcccttttcggtaaactggggcaaagcccttttcggtaactggggcatagcccttttgcacttcctccatccatgtaaacccaacccatgcataaatgaatacatcatgtgtatatcatacatatcatgtgcatatcgtatcaaatcatatatatatcaaaatctcatgcatcaaactcataattaaaccctaggggtaaaatggtcatttttacctagggcaaaacagtcattttcatattataagggtaatttcgtaattttaccaaatattagggttttccatgttcattatcagttactaacaatttcatgtgttttgacagcgattctagcccattct harbors:
- the LOC108484832 gene encoding uncharacterized protein LOC108484832 — translated: MLRVLERVAGASTGLVGRRSISKRLRSNGAEIFKGVSCVAEYWLEATERIMDDLDGIVEQKLKGAVLLLQDEAYQWWLTVREGTQADRLTWDFFKATFQGKYVGASYVDTRRKEFLNLTQGNKTVAEYEAEFLRPSRYACWIVATEYECCVLFKDGLPDELHVMIASQRERDFMTLVEKAKITEDVKPSERQNREKDRGRNKRDFGPSSYFGGPM